A window from Leptospira wolffii serovar Khorat str. Khorat-H2 encodes these proteins:
- a CDS encoding TrmH family RNA methyltransferase, with protein sequence MKNEILEITSFSNEKLKYISGLKEKKNREKSGNFFIEGYREISRAKASDRIRFEFVLTSPDCYLGENEDELVRSLNAKIIRVPKSIFEKISYRDRPDGLIATAKFPDFQVPVNLKLNGAPLLVIEGVEKPGNLGTILRTAEGAGFHNVFVADPRLDLLNPNVIRSSTGTLFTLNVYQGEIQELYPLFKNQGYRTVAVTPEAKSLYWDGNLKGKTALVFGSEQYGLSHFVRTQSDEYVSLPMKGVADSLNLAMSAGILMYEVLRQNR encoded by the coding sequence TTGAAGAACGAGATTCTGGAAATTACCAGTTTTTCCAACGAGAAGCTGAAGTATATCTCCGGCCTAAAGGAAAAGAAGAACCGGGAGAAATCCGGAAACTTCTTCATAGAAGGCTACCGCGAAATTTCAAGAGCCAAGGCCTCGGATAGAATTCGATTCGAATTCGTTCTTACTTCCCCCGACTGCTATCTGGGGGAAAACGAGGACGAACTCGTCAGATCCTTAAACGCAAAAATCATCCGGGTTCCTAAATCGATTTTCGAAAAAATCTCTTACAGGGATCGACCGGACGGCCTTATTGCAACCGCTAAATTTCCCGACTTTCAGGTACCTGTCAATCTGAAGCTGAACGGAGCTCCCCTTCTCGTGATAGAAGGAGTCGAGAAACCCGGAAATCTTGGTACCATCCTCCGCACCGCCGAAGGAGCGGGCTTTCATAACGTATTCGTCGCAGACCCTAGATTGGATCTGCTGAACCCTAACGTTATACGCTCTTCCACCGGAACCTTATTCACATTGAACGTTTACCAGGGAGAAATTCAGGAATTATATCCTCTATTCAAGAACCAAGGATACAGAACGGTAGCGGTGACTCCCGAAGCTAAATCCTTGTATTGGGACGGAAACCTAAAGGGAAAGACCGCCTTAGTGTTCGGAAGCGAGCAGTACGGCCTTAGCCATTTCGTCCGAACCCAAAGCGACGAATACGTTTCCTTGCCTATGAAAGGGGTCGCGGACAGCCTGAATCTGGCGATGTCCGCCGGTATCCTAATGTACGAAGTCCTCAGACAAAATCGTTAA
- a CDS encoding citrate synthase, with translation MANTAILKIDGKEYELPIIVGSENEKAIDISKLRQQTGYITLDNGYLNTGACTSAITFLDGELGILRYRGIPIEQLAEKATFTEVAYLLIYGHLPSETELKDWDKELTMHTLIHEDLKRLYNGFPKDGHPMAIMSTMIGSLSTYYQDSYDPENPEHRQISLIRLLAKFPTIAAFAYKKSLGQPTIHPLNHLDYCGNFLNMMFSVPSEDYYIDPEIVKALNLLLILHADHEQNCSTSTVRLVGSSLANLYGAISAGICALWGPRHGGANQEVLEMLLEIQASGLPVKKIVEKAKDKNDAFRLSGFGHRVYKNFDPRAKIIKKACDAVLSRLGVKDPLLDIAKELEEAALKDPYFVERKLYPNVDFYSGIIYRALGIPVNMFTVMFAMGRLPGWIAQWKEMIESTDMKIGRPRQIYTGATDTSYDDAKKK, from the coding sequence ATGGCAAACACCGCAATCTTAAAAATCGACGGTAAAGAATACGAACTCCCCATCATCGTCGGTTCCGAAAACGAAAAGGCCATCGACATTTCCAAACTCAGACAACAGACAGGATATATCACCCTCGACAACGGATATCTGAATACCGGAGCCTGCACGAGCGCGATTACCTTTCTAGACGGAGAGCTTGGAATCTTAAGATACCGTGGAATTCCGATCGAACAATTAGCCGAAAAAGCCACCTTCACCGAGGTCGCCTACCTTTTGATCTACGGTCATCTTCCTTCCGAGACCGAGCTCAAGGATTGGGACAAAGAACTGACCATGCATACCCTCATCCACGAGGATCTGAAACGTCTTTATAACGGATTCCCTAAAGACGGTCACCCCATGGCGATCATGTCCACCATGATCGGTTCCCTTTCCACTTATTACCAGGATTCTTACGATCCCGAAAATCCGGAACATAGACAGATTTCCTTGATTCGTCTATTGGCCAAATTCCCCACTATTGCGGCTTTCGCTTATAAGAAATCCCTGGGACAACCTACGATTCATCCGCTCAACCATCTGGATTATTGCGGCAACTTCCTGAACATGATGTTCTCCGTTCCTAGCGAAGATTATTATATCGACCCTGAAATCGTGAAGGCGCTCAACCTACTCTTGATCCTACATGCGGATCACGAACAAAACTGTTCCACCTCCACGGTTCGTCTGGTGGGTTCCTCTCTCGCGAACTTATACGGAGCGATCTCGGCAGGTATCTGCGCTCTTTGGGGGCCTCGTCACGGAGGAGCCAACCAAGAAGTATTGGAAATGCTTTTGGAAATCCAAGCTTCCGGTCTTCCTGTCAAAAAAATCGTGGAAAAGGCAAAAGACAAAAACGACGCTTTCCGTCTTTCCGGATTCGGACACAGGGTTTATAAGAATTTCGATCCTCGCGCTAAGATCATTAAGAAGGCTTGCGATGCGGTCCTTTCCAGACTAGGAGTCAAGGATCCTCTTCTCGATATCGCCAAAGAATTGGAAGAAGCCGCTCTCAAAGATCCTTACTTCGTGGAAAGAAAGCTGTATCCTAACGTGGACTTCTATAGCGGTATCATCTATCGTGCCTTAGGAATTCCGGTAAACATGTTCACCGTGATGTTCGCAATGGGACGTCTGCCGGGATGGATCGCTCAATGGAAAGAAATGATCGAATCGACCGATATGAAAATCGGAAGACCTCGTCAGATCTATACCGGAGCCACCGACACATCTTACGACGACGCCAAGAAAAAGTAA
- a CDS encoding Lp29 family lipoprotein, whose translation MKKILVFFALLLNACITHFPRENTYPNSASPTGKKIALIAFYPIREHIIYSEAKGSTFSRGLVYSSDLSSLFSYGKRIDTIPSTGTDTSVPPENIKKFVASFGIYKDSAKTELEKIFEIHKGSNGQDAYTLRRRNVDYYIVAQLPTPIEGHKMQTSSAKFVSMLKLLTMFPAAATLSTIPLWEDEFYLNHFVVYDNKLNLVRFFSADYKVNRIFTWWGERSYNLPPNYEKIYTPDANDLGAALVPTLEAYEKGQKTSGPDPLQFLTR comes from the coding sequence ATGAAAAAAATCCTAGTATTCTTTGCACTATTGCTAAACGCGTGCATAACGCATTTTCCGCGTGAAAACACCTATCCGAACTCAGCCTCACCTACCGGTAAAAAAATAGCGCTTATAGCTTTTTATCCGATCCGAGAACATATCATTTATTCCGAGGCCAAGGGTTCCACTTTCTCGAGGGGGCTCGTCTATTCCTCCGATCTGAGTTCTTTATTTTCTTATGGGAAGAGAATCGACACCATCCCTTCTACAGGAACCGATACGTCTGTCCCTCCGGAGAATATTAAGAAATTTGTAGCTTCGTTCGGGATTTATAAGGATAGCGCCAAAACGGAATTGGAGAAAATTTTCGAGATACACAAGGGATCCAATGGCCAGGACGCTTATACCCTGAGACGTCGAAATGTGGATTATTATATTGTAGCCCAATTACCGACCCCGATCGAAGGCCACAAAATGCAAACATCCTCGGCTAAATTCGTTTCGATGCTTAAATTGCTCACTATGTTCCCTGCGGCTGCTACCCTTTCGACGATTCCGCTGTGGGAAGACGAATTCTATTTGAATCACTTCGTAGTTTATGACAATAAGCTAAATTTAGTGCGATTCTTTTCGGCAGACTATAAGGTTAATCGAATTTTTACCTGGTGGGGAGAGCGCAGTTATAATCTACCACCCAACTACGAAAAGATATATACCCCGGATGCAAACGATCTAGGTGCCGCTTTAGTGCCTACTTTAGAGGCCTACGAAAAAGGCCAGAAAACGAGCGGTCCAGATCCTCTCCAATTTCTAACCAGATAA
- a CDS encoding transglycosylase SLT domain-containing protein has translation MKKTILGILLFLVVGNLNADSDLKYLIKSFSLEKIRRIFREKHPSTESEVFALVRFHETHPDGDENSRTRYLVSLLKGKMVASVSRDDLKEIVKNPLPPLNAITKVGYWKLYEEMVKRKSLGSEDLIAYLKKIPPEYDPIYRNTIGEILRIHYESGEFKQAKEYAEAFSEKDRKEYFGAMAYYRYAKALYKFGEIPKAENLFYSLMEDPNVPSYVKKDIYTDLHTWKGESFYKNLSLDKGVLFLSFLGTADRKSYLSEHSYFGGASFEKAESWKAAARNLVAFYPERVPSLFYRHRNFAEYFSDFTASISRELSNQNLGRLGIDLLEKSNLPSSEEIEYAYARAYKRLGDKDKYFHKLLSSLEKNPYNLIRQDELIDLLIGDQSHFLEENYWKEALQRVPNLPVKGRLVYWYLRNLKSKGRQSDLVNWLKSYYKFIPGSYYTRVIREEFASEISSIPQPDNPLRNKDSLFEYLSLTSGDPKYSGKILDRDLEFAYFPDSFQLDVRIDSAHSRIRGNHLLQNAKEYLEIGEMAFANSLVDKYALSNGTSEEEKDEILAALGELSGNQYLTVFHTRSLMKKRRIPDDVILLPSKLASRIYPRPHRDLVSRYSQAFGIEEDIVYAVMRQESFFKENAVSSSNARGLMQIMGPTGKGLAQGLGLGPYSLFDPEISIQMGAKFLKYLLSSNENDLKWASIAYNGGPGNLRKWKRNHYHGDFNHFLEELPLKEPRDYCRIVTSNYYNYQSLRQYKNR, from the coding sequence AGATACCTGGTCTCTCTTTTAAAAGGCAAAATGGTCGCATCGGTCAGTCGAGATGATCTCAAGGAAATCGTTAAAAACCCTCTCCCCCCTTTGAACGCGATCACAAAGGTCGGTTATTGGAAATTATATGAGGAAATGGTAAAACGAAAGAGTCTCGGATCAGAGGACCTCATCGCCTACCTCAAAAAAATTCCTCCGGAATACGATCCGATCTACAGGAACACGATCGGAGAAATTTTAAGAATCCATTACGAGTCGGGAGAATTCAAGCAGGCCAAGGAGTATGCGGAAGCGTTTTCCGAAAAAGACCGCAAAGAATATTTCGGCGCCATGGCCTATTATAGATATGCGAAGGCTCTCTACAAATTCGGAGAAATTCCCAAGGCTGAGAATTTATTCTACTCCCTCATGGAAGATCCCAACGTTCCTTCCTATGTTAAAAAGGATATCTATACCGATCTCCATACCTGGAAGGGGGAATCCTTTTATAAAAATCTTTCCCTGGACAAAGGGGTTCTCTTTCTTTCCTTTTTAGGTACTGCGGATCGTAAATCCTATCTATCCGAGCATTCCTATTTCGGAGGCGCCTCTTTCGAGAAAGCGGAGTCTTGGAAGGCGGCCGCAAGAAACCTAGTCGCATTCTATCCGGAAAGGGTCCCCTCCCTTTTTTACAGGCATAGAAATTTTGCGGAGTATTTCTCCGATTTCACCGCCTCCATTTCCAGAGAGCTCTCCAATCAGAATCTAGGCCGCCTAGGTATAGATCTTTTGGAAAAATCAAATCTACCTTCTTCCGAAGAAATCGAATACGCTTATGCAAGAGCGTATAAAAGATTAGGGGATAAGGATAAATATTTCCATAAATTACTCTCTTCCCTCGAAAAGAATCCGTATAATCTGATCCGACAAGACGAGCTAATAGACTTACTCATAGGAGACCAGTCCCATTTCCTGGAGGAGAATTATTGGAAGGAAGCCCTGCAAAGGGTCCCGAATCTTCCTGTAAAGGGAAGATTGGTATACTGGTATCTCCGAAACCTAAAATCCAAGGGAAGACAATCGGATCTCGTAAATTGGCTCAAGTCCTATTACAAGTTCATTCCGGGTTCCTATTACACGAGAGTGATTCGCGAAGAATTCGCCTCCGAAATATCCTCCATTCCACAACCGGACAATCCTCTCAGAAACAAGGACTCCCTTTTCGAATACCTTTCCCTGACCTCGGGAGACCCCAAATATTCCGGAAAAATTCTGGATAGGGATCTGGAATTCGCCTATTTTCCCGACTCCTTCCAGCTCGATGTTCGCATAGATTCCGCTCATAGCCGAATTCGCGGAAATCATTTATTACAAAATGCTAAAGAATATCTGGAAATCGGAGAAATGGCCTTCGCAAACTCCTTGGTGGACAAATACGCTCTTTCCAACGGAACCTCCGAGGAGGAAAAAGACGAGATTCTCGCGGCCTTGGGAGAACTATCCGGCAATCAATATCTCACTGTCTTTCATACTCGCAGCCTTATGAAAAAAAGAAGAATCCCGGACGACGTGATCCTTCTCCCCTCCAAACTCGCGTCCAGAATCTATCCTCGCCCGCATAGGGATCTGGTTTCCCGTTACTCTCAGGCGTTCGGAATCGAGGAGGATATCGTTTACGCGGTCATGCGCCAGGAGTCCTTTTTCAAGGAGAATGCGGTCTCTTCTTCCAACGCTAGAGGGCTCATGCAGATTATGGGACCTACCGGAAAGGGGCTCGCCCAAGGATTGGGGCTCGGACCTTATTCCCTATTCGACCCGGAAATCTCCATCCAAATGGGTGCGAAATTCCTGAAATATCTTCTTTCCTCAAACGAAAACGATCTGAAATGGGCGTCGATCGCCTATAACGGAGGACCGGGAAATCTCAGAAAATGGAAACGAAACCATTATCACGGAGATTTTAACCATTTCTTGGAGGAACTTCCTCTCAAGGAACCCCGTGATTATTGCAGGATCGTAACGTCGAACTACTATAATTACCAAAGTCTCAGGCAGTATAAAAACCGCTGA
- a CDS encoding class I SAM-dependent methyltransferase — protein sequence MNSTKNTYQLIDSGNFKKLEQVGPYKIVRPSPVAAWPPTQASLWKDPDGEYHRSDKGGGNWSWKGPSRPDPEDEFLIQVASLTVKIRFTPFGHLGIFAEQLANWERIRNVSSQLAGQGEVLNLFAYSGLSTLSVLAGGMDACHLDASKGMVEWARENAQVSGLADKKVRWIVEDVLKFLNREIRRNKRYAGFILDPPTFGRGASGEVFKIEKDLPEMMDLLMKLCDSKPEFVFLTCHSAGFSPLALRRILEGRIKTSGKYLTEELTIPESSGRIHPAGSNCIFYSDRLQL from the coding sequence ATGAACTCAACCAAAAATACATACCAACTCATCGACTCCGGAAATTTCAAAAAATTGGAACAGGTCGGTCCCTATAAAATCGTCCGCCCTTCTCCTGTAGCCGCCTGGCCTCCCACCCAAGCTTCCTTATGGAAGGATCCCGACGGAGAATACCATCGCAGCGATAAAGGCGGTGGAAATTGGAGTTGGAAAGGACCGTCTAGACCCGATCCGGAAGACGAGTTTCTCATCCAAGTGGCGTCTCTCACTGTCAAGATCCGTTTCACTCCTTTCGGGCACCTGGGTATTTTCGCGGAGCAATTAGCTAACTGGGAGAGAATCAGAAACGTATCCTCCCAATTAGCCGGACAAGGAGAAGTGTTGAATCTTTTCGCATATTCCGGACTTTCCACCTTATCCGTATTAGCCGGAGGAATGGATGCCTGTCATTTGGACGCTTCCAAAGGAATGGTAGAATGGGCCAGAGAGAACGCGCAAGTTTCCGGGCTCGCCGACAAAAAAGTTCGCTGGATCGTGGAAGACGTATTAAAATTCCTGAATCGTGAGATTCGAAGAAACAAACGTTATGCGGGATTTATTCTGGATCCTCCCACATTCGGGCGGGGAGCCAGCGGAGAAGTCTTTAAAATAGAAAAAGACCTCCCGGAAATGATGGATCTACTCATGAAGCTATGCGATTCCAAACCAGAATTCGTATTTCTCACCTGCCATTCGGCGGGCTTCAGCCCTCTCGCACTCCGAAGAATTTTGGAAGGAAGGATCAAGACGTCCGGAAAATATCTGACGGAAGAATTGACGATCCCCGAGTCTTCCGGGAGAATTCATCCCGCAGGTTCCAACTGTATTTTTTATTCCGATAGGTTACAACTTTGA
- a CDS encoding class I SAM-dependent rRNA methyltransferase yields the protein MRATSLKKRDRFRRYQLNKTSEAVLKSGHPWILTGNLSTAVSAFRDGDWMRLVSGKNETLGFGIFSSSGPIGIRIVQIGEFFSLERLEETVRKALELRKPLRSETNAYRILHGENDFLPGITLDRYGDTWVVQTYSRSLKAFSRLVQGIAYKIAPSAGEPVPKHILSLSPERRGKEEASPTRFLRGKRELPYFEKIRLLGLEWKTRLPGQKGGFFLDVRNLRRYILENPKLFENRECLHLFSHTGLTSVCLEYSKAKSVTSVDGGKEALEEFASFLSESPASFDEKNKIQVLGKHHLVRADLFRDWEFLESGKYGCIVLDPPNLAPNQASLPSAKKAYRSLISKALEHLEPGGDLILLSCSGRIRESEFEKIGRETLRAQGWNLGEWKRLDPEPDHPVRKEFPEGKYFKVHIYHNIRKIESPAK from the coding sequence ATAAGAGCTACTTCTCTGAAAAAACGGGACCGCTTCCGAAGATACCAACTCAATAAGACCTCCGAAGCGGTTCTGAAATCCGGCCATCCTTGGATTCTGACCGGCAATCTTTCCACAGCCGTCTCCGCTTTCCGAGATGGAGATTGGATGCGTCTCGTATCCGGAAAAAACGAGACTTTAGGCTTCGGAATTTTTTCCTCCTCCGGTCCGATAGGAATCAGAATCGTCCAAATCGGAGAATTCTTTTCCTTGGAAAGATTGGAAGAGACCGTCCGAAAAGCATTAGAACTTCGTAAACCGCTTAGATCCGAAACGAATGCGTATAGAATTCTTCACGGAGAAAACGATTTTCTTCCGGGAATCACCTTGGATCGCTACGGAGATACCTGGGTGGTGCAAACTTATTCCCGATCCTTGAAAGCCTTCTCCCGCTTGGTCCAGGGAATCGCATATAAAATCGCTCCTTCCGCGGGAGAGCCGGTCCCGAAACATATTCTTAGTCTTTCGCCGGAAAGAAGAGGCAAGGAGGAAGCGTCTCCCACCCGTTTTTTAAGAGGAAAAAGAGAACTCCCTTACTTCGAAAAAATACGGTTACTCGGTTTGGAATGGAAAACGAGACTCCCCGGACAGAAAGGAGGATTCTTCTTGGACGTTAGAAATCTAAGAAGGTATATTTTAGAAAATCCTAAATTATTTGAAAATCGGGAATGCCTGCACTTATTCTCCCATACCGGCCTGACTTCCGTTTGCCTGGAATATTCGAAAGCAAAATCGGTCACATCCGTGGATGGAGGTAAGGAAGCTCTGGAAGAATTCGCTTCCTTCTTATCGGAATCACCCGCCTCGTTCGATGAGAAGAATAAGATCCAAGTCTTAGGCAAACATCATCTGGTAAGAGCCGACCTATTCCGTGACTGGGAATTTTTAGAAAGCGGAAAATACGGGTGTATAGTTTTGGATCCTCCCAATCTGGCCCCGAATCAAGCGTCCCTCCCTTCCGCGAAAAAGGCCTATCGAAGCCTGATTTCGAAAGCCTTGGAGCATTTGGAACCGGGAGGAGATCTTATTCTTCTCTCCTGCTCCGGAAGAATCCGAGAGTCCGAATTTGAAAAGATTGGCCGAGAAACCCTAAGGGCCCAAGGATGGAATTTAGGAGAATGGAAGCGTTTGGATCCGGAACCGGACCATCCCGTCAGAAAGGAATTCCCGGAAGGAAAATACTTTAAAGTCCATATCTACCATAATATAAGGAAAATAGAAAGTCCTGCAAAATAA